The following is a genomic window from Nitrospira sp..
GCTGAAGGCGCGGCCCGCGCGGTCGGAATGCAGATGACGGCGGATGTCAATCCGGCGATCATGATGAAACTCCCCTTGGCCTTCAAGCAAATGGGGATGTCGATCCACAGAGACATGGATCATTTGGCCGACGGAATCGCGCAAGGTGAGTCATCGGTTCAGATCCTCAACCGTCTGTCGAGCATGACGGCGCGCTGCACGACCTGTCACGATCTGTATCGATTCGGCGTGAGCAAATAGCGATCAACAACCAGCGATCAGCCTAATCAAAAAGAATCTTTTTCCATGCCCCTGACTCGTACGGATTGAGGAACGACTGAGGATGCTGACGGATCAGGGGGCGCCAACACCGTTCTGCAATGCTGACGGCTAAAAGTTGACGTCTGATAGTGTCGGCGCAATCAAGGAGGTGCCGTCATGGCATGCAACGTAGGCGGAATCGAGCGGCCGATCAGGATCGTGCTCGGCGTTCTGTTGATCGGAATCGGCGCATTCGCAGGACTTCCGCCGATCGGAACGGGGATCGTACTGGTGATCGGAGCCATCGCTCTGGTCACCGGTGCCATCGGGTTCTGCCCGGCCTGGAGTCTGTTCGGCATCAACACCTGTGCGACCGGTACGGGCCGAAAACGCTAGGGGCTTTGTGTATCGTCAAGGTCGTACTGAGCGGCCGGAAAAATGAGGAGGTGGATTATGTCGACTATGCAGACGCCGGGGGTACCGGCCGGTGGATTCAAGACCGTGGGCCAGATCGTGGGGACCAACGAGTTGGTGTTTCGTGCGGGCCAGAATGGGTTGGCGATCGCGGTGGAGTTGTTGTCCTCGCATACATCCGGTGCTCCGGTCGTGGATGCGAAGGGGGCGTTCATCGGGTTCATCAGCGAGTTCGACGTGTTGAAGGTTCTGCAAGCCAATAAGGAGCTCAGCCGGATGACGGCGGAGCAGATCATGGCAAAGGATCGCATTGCGGTGACGGAGGATACCTCGATCGAGGAGGCGGTGAAGATCATGGAGGATCAGCGGCTACTGAATCTTCCCGTGAAGCGGAACGGGACGGTGACCTATTCGATCACACGGCATGACCTGCTGCGAGCATGGATCGGCCTCGGGTTGGACATTGAGAGCGGCGCTCCATAATGACCTTTCGTCGTTCGCGCGGTGCGATAGGCTCGCAAGGTGGGCTTATCGCGCTGGATGACGATCGTCGCAGTGTGCGGGCTACTCGTGTTGAGTGGCACAGGTTGCGGAAAGGAGCGGCATTGTGACCGAGGCTGAACTGCCGACAGGCGGGTTCTCGACTCCGGTGGGGTCGCGCAGGACCTTTTTCCATTGGATCACTGCCGCGGCGGCGGTGTTCGTCGGGATCGGGCTCGCCATTCCCATGGTCGGTTCGCTGATTTCACCTGCCTTCGTCCGTCGCCGTCGCGACTGGGTGGATGTCGGTGCCGTGGACGAATTGTTCCCCGGTCACCCCACCCAACTGGACCATGTGACGACGATTCGCGACGGGTGGATGGAAACCAAAGCGCAAAAGGCGGTCTGGGCGGTCAAGCAACCGCAGGGTGACGTGAAGGTCTTTTCTCCGATCTGCACGCATCTCGGTTGCGGATATCGATGGGACGACGCGGAGAAGAAATTCCTCTGCCCCTGTCACGGCAGTTCTTACGACGTCGATGGTCGGGTATTGGGCGGCCCTGCTCCACGTCCGCTCGACCTGCTTCCCGCCAAGGTCGAAAACGGACGGCTCCTCGTCCTGTATAAGGAGTTCAAGTCGGGGCTACCACGAAGCGTGGAGTTATGAATTATGAATGTTGAATTTTGAATGCTGGATTGGGACATCGTAGCTTGTAACTCAGAATTCATAATTCAGAACTTATCATTCGTGAACGAAATGGCTTCTCGTCTCTATGCCTGGCTCGATAGTCGTCTGAATCTGAAACCGGTTCAGCGCACGCTGCTCGATGAACCGATCCCCGGTGGGGCCAGCTGGATTTACGTCTTCGGCTCCGCGACCCTCTTTCTGTTCGTCTTGCAAGCGACCACCGGCATGTTCCTCGCGATCTACTATGCCCCGACGCCGGACCATGCGTACGACAGTGTCCGCTTCATTGAAACCGAGATCACTTTCGGGTGGTTCGTGCGGGGGCTTCACCATTGGGGTGCCTCGGCGATGGTGGTAGCGATCGGCCTGCACATGCTCCAGACATTTCTCTATGGAGCCTACAAATCGCCTCGCGAAGTGATGTGGATGGTGGGCGTGGTGCTCTTCCTCATCGTGATGACCTTCGCCTTCACCGGGTACCTGCTGCCCTGGGATCAAACCGCCTATTGGGCGACGCAGGTCGGGATCAACATGGTCGGGACCGTGCCGCTGGTGGGAGATCTTTTCTCGCGGGTGCTGCGGGGAGGAGAGACGCTCGGTGCGTTGACCCTCTCGCGGTTCTTCGCGATCCATGTCCTATTCCTCCCGGCCATCCTCATCGGAGGCATTGCGTTGCACCTGTTCATTTTGCGACGCGTCGGGCCGGCCGGTCCCTGGACCGACGATCGGGCCTCCCTCAGCAGCGAAACCTTCGCGCCGCGGCAGGTCTACATGGACGCCGTCGTCATTGCCGGGGTGTTTCTCGTGGTGGCGACATTGGCTTTCGCGATTCCGCTGCCCCTGACGGACAGGGCCGATCCCTCCGACACCAGTTTCGTGCCGGTTCCGGAATGGTATTTTCTCTTTTATTACGAACTGCTCAAGTACGTGCATGGGCCGCTCGAACCGCTGGCGACCTGGATACTGCCGCTCTTGATCGTCCTCATCATGATGTGCTGGCCATTCATCGACCGCAACCAGGTGCGGAATCCCATCCGGCGGCCGGTCGCTCTGGGCAGCGGCCTGTTGTTTTTGTCGATCGTATTCGGGCTGCTGGGGATCTCGATCAAGGACCTCTACGCCGTGCCGAGGACCGATCCGGCTGTGGCGCGGGGCAAGGCGGTCTATGCTCAATTCGGCTGTGCCGGCTGCCACCGTATCCATGGTGAAGGGGGAGCTGTGGCGCCCGACCTCTCCACGGTCGGAGATGTGAGGCCTGATCGCGCCTGGCACCTCAAGCACTTCCGCGATCCCCAAGCCACATCACCTGGCTCGTTCATGCCGAAATTTCCCCTCACCGACCAACAGCTCAACGACCTGACGAGTTATATGTTGAGTTTGAAACGAGCGACGTAGAGGAGCGACGGGGGCGCGTTGCGCCGAGCCGTCCATAAACCTGTAGGAGGAGAGGAGATCCATGCGAACGACGGGCAGGCTGGGCATTCCGCTGTTGGCGTTGTTAGGCGTGGTCTCGATGGCGGTCGCTGCTCCCGGCAAGGGGAGTCCTGAAACCGGCAAGAAATTATACC
Proteins encoded in this region:
- a CDS encoding DUF2905 domain-containing protein → MACNVGGIERPIRIVLGVLLIGIGAFAGLPPIGTGIVLVIGAIALVTGAIGFCPAWSLFGINTCATGTGRKR
- a CDS encoding CBS domain-containing protein; translated protein: MSTMQTPGVPAGGFKTVGQIVGTNELVFRAGQNGLAIAVELLSSHTSGAPVVDAKGAFIGFISEFDVLKVLQANKELSRMTAEQIMAKDRIAVTEDTSIEEAVKIMEDQRLLNLPVKRNGTVTYSITRHDLLRAWIGLGLDIESGAP
- a CDS encoding Rieske [2Fe-2S] iron-sulfur protein; this encodes MTEAELPTGGFSTPVGSRRTFFHWITAAAAVFVGIGLAIPMVGSLISPAFVRRRRDWVDVGAVDELFPGHPTQLDHVTTIRDGWMETKAQKAVWAVKQPQGDVKVFSPICTHLGCGYRWDDAEKKFLCPCHGSSYDVDGRVLGGPAPRPLDLLPAKVENGRLLVLYKEFKSGLPRSVEL
- a CDS encoding cytochrome b/b6-like protein, which encodes MLDWDIVACNSEFIIQNLSFVNEMASRLYAWLDSRLNLKPVQRTLLDEPIPGGASWIYVFGSATLFLFVLQATTGMFLAIYYAPTPDHAYDSVRFIETEITFGWFVRGLHHWGASAMVVAIGLHMLQTFLYGAYKSPREVMWMVGVVLFLIVMTFAFTGYLLPWDQTAYWATQVGINMVGTVPLVGDLFSRVLRGGETLGALTLSRFFAIHVLFLPAILIGGIALHLFILRRVGPAGPWTDDRASLSSETFAPRQVYMDAVVIAGVFLVVATLAFAIPLPLTDRADPSDTSFVPVPEWYFLFYYELLKYVHGPLEPLATWILPLLIVLIMMCWPFIDRNQVRNPIRRPVALGSGLLFLSIVFGLLGISIKDLYAVPRTDPAVARGKAVYAQFGCAGCHRIHGEGGAVAPDLSTVGDVRPDRAWHLKHFRDPQATSPGSFMPKFPLTDQQLNDLTSYMLSLKRAT